TCGCCCGTGGGAAATAATTCGGACGTCGTCTCGGTTTCAACTACACCGTAGGTGCAGTGATAAGAGATCGGTGATAAGTGATGAGAAAGGCCCGCGGCGTGCGGGCTTTTTTTTTGATCGCGGCGGGTTGGTCGGCGTTATTCGCGGTATCTTGCTTTGCCTGCGATGCGGTCGTAGAGCCAGGCGGGCATTATTTTGCCGGCGCGGACGATCGTCGCGAGCTGCCATGGAAAGGCGGCGAACTTTTTCCGCCGCTCGATCGCACGTATGAACAGCGGAACGGCGTCTTCCAGGTCCATCAGAAACGGCATTTTTGCCTCGCGGCCGGCCGTGAGCGGCGTTTTTATGAAACCGGGCTGGATTATCGTGACGTCGATGCCGCTATGTTTGACGTCGAGGCGGACGGATTCGAAAAACGCCGTCATTCCGGCCTTGCTGGCGGAATACGCGGCACTTTTGGGCAGGCCGCGAAAACCCGCGAGGCTCGATATCGCGACGATGTGGCCGCTGTTTCGGCGTTTCATACCGGGAAGCACCGCGTGGACGGCGTTCACCGCGCCGAGCAGGTTGATATCGATGACCTTTTTGACGGCGAGCGGATTCAGGTCGCGTGTTTCGGCGTTGTTGCCGCCGATGCCGGCGTTGGCGATGGCGACGTCGATGTGTTCGAATTCGTGCAGAAACTCGTCAACAGCCTTTTGCACGGCGTCGCCGTCCGTCACGTCCACCGCGAACACACGCGCCGTGCCGCCGGCCTTTTCGCAATCTTTCGCGATCCTGTCCAGAAGGTCCTTTCGCCGCGCCAACAGCCCGATGACCGCTCCTTTCCCGGCAAAAGCACGGGCCAACGCTTCGCCGATGCCGCTCGACGCCCCGGTGAGGAAGATAGTTTTGCCGTGCCAGTCCACGGAATGATTATGCACCCGAAGGCGGGGTTTGGACAATGTGCTTGGCGTGGAGACTTTAACGCAGAGACCGCGGAGATCGCAGAGGAAGACGATGAATCCAACATTCAACGTTGACTGTGCGTGGAGAACTCTTTGCGTGCTTAGCGGCTTGGCGTGAGATATTTCTCGCAAAGTCGCAAAGGCCGCAAAGGAAGACCGAATGAAGAGTATAAATCTGCATTCACCATCGAGTTGCGTGATAAACTCTTTGCGTGCTTAGCGGCTTGGCGTGAGATGCTTCTCGCAAAGTCGCAAAGGCCGCAAAGTAGGACAAAAGGACGTGCAATTATATTCAAATTGACGGCTTAAAGGTCGTTCGCGACGCGCTTGATACCATCTTTAATTAAGGCGACATTAAAGTTGATGATCAAGCCGAGTTTCATATCCGCCAGCCTGAGATAGGTAAGAAGGATCTTCATATGGACTGGAGCGATCGCTTCGATTGATTTAACCTCGATGATGACCTTATTCTCCACGATGATGTCCGCCCGGAAACCGACATCGAGCTTCACGTCTTCATAAACAGCGGGAATTCCACGTTCTGTCTGGAAATGCAATCCGCGTTGACTTAGCTCAAAGGTGATCGCTGCCTGATAAACCGCCTCCAAAAGTCCCGGGCCGAGTGTCGTATGGATCTTAAACGCAATGTCGACTATCTCTTTTGCGATGTCATTCTCGTGGCGATACATAATCGTACGACCTAAACC
This sequence is a window from Acidobacteriota bacterium. Protein-coding genes within it:
- a CDS encoding SDR family NAD(P)-dependent oxidoreductase, which encodes MDWHGKTIFLTGASSGIGEALARAFAGKGAVIGLLARRKDLLDRIAKDCEKAGGTARVFAVDVTDGDAVQKAVDEFLHEFEHIDVAIANAGIGGNNAETRDLNPLAVKKVIDINLLGAVNAVHAVLPGMKRRNSGHIVAISSLAGFRGLPKSAAYSASKAGMTAFFESVRLDVKHSGIDVTIIQPGFIKTPLTAGREAKMPFLMDLEDAVPLFIRAIERRKKFAAFPWQLATIVRAGKIMPAWLYDRIAGKARYRE
- a CDS encoding GxxExxY protein; translated protein: MYRHENDIAKEIVDIAFKIHTTLGPGLLEAVYQAAITFELSQRGLHFQTERGIPAVYEDVKLDVGFRADIIVENKVIIEVKSIEAIAPVHMKILLTYLRLADMKLGLIINFNVALIKDGIKRVANDL